In Streptomyces sp. SN-593, a single genomic region encodes these proteins:
- a CDS encoding prolyl oligopeptidase family serine peptidase — translation MNEITGSAVGPMSETGAMPAWETRFRAPRVGLPEWAEDAPDRSLFVSNVTGTYELYAWDRTTGGRRQVTDRPNGTTDGTLSRDGAWVWWFSDTDGDEFGVWMKQPFGGGDDIPAAPGLPPSYPAGLALGVGGLAVIGRSSDDEGTSVHVVPESGEGYEIYRHPESAGVGDLSEDGTLVVIEHTEHGDAMHSALRVLRVADGGAVAELDDTDGGRRELGLDCLGFAPVPGDTRLLVGHQRTGRWLPMLWDVADGTQTELAFDLPGDVHAEWYPDGSALLVVHDFHARGELFRYDLAEGTLTRLDTPAGSVSGATARPDGSVEYLWSSAQLPPAVRSTAGGVVLEAPGLRAPESVPVEDVWVDGPGGPIHALVQRPPRRPGEEGAAQAPFPTVFEIHGGPTWHDSDSFAAGPAAWLDHGFAVVRVNYRGSTGYGREWTDALKHRVGLIELEDIAAVREWAVGSGLADPSRLVLTGGSWGGYLTLLGLGTQPEAWTVGIAAVPVADYATAYADEMEALKALDRTLFGGSPQEVPERYEASSPISHVEKVAAPVYISAGMNDPRCPIRQIDNYVERLRALDKPHEVYRYDAGHGSLVVEERIKQVRLELAFALRHVGG, via the coding sequence ATGAACGAGATCACCGGGTCCGCCGTCGGGCCCATGTCGGAGACCGGCGCCATGCCGGCGTGGGAGACGCGGTTCCGCGCACCCCGGGTGGGGCTGCCGGAGTGGGCCGAGGACGCCCCGGACCGCAGCCTGTTCGTGTCGAACGTCACGGGGACGTACGAGCTGTACGCGTGGGACCGCACCACCGGCGGCCGCCGCCAGGTCACCGATCGGCCGAACGGCACGACGGACGGCACCCTCAGCAGGGACGGCGCCTGGGTGTGGTGGTTCTCCGACACCGACGGCGACGAGTTCGGCGTGTGGATGAAGCAGCCGTTCGGCGGCGGTGACGACATACCGGCCGCGCCCGGCCTTCCCCCCTCCTACCCCGCGGGCCTCGCGCTGGGCGTCGGCGGACTCGCCGTGATAGGCCGCTCCAGCGACGACGAGGGCACCTCCGTGCACGTCGTGCCCGAGTCCGGCGAGGGATACGAGATCTATCGGCACCCGGAGTCCGCGGGCGTCGGCGACCTGTCCGAGGACGGCACGCTGGTCGTGATCGAGCACACCGAGCACGGCGACGCGATGCACAGCGCGCTGCGGGTGCTGCGCGTCGCCGACGGCGGCGCGGTCGCGGAACTGGACGACACCGACGGCGGGCGGCGCGAGCTGGGCCTCGACTGCCTCGGCTTCGCCCCGGTGCCGGGCGACACCCGGCTCCTGGTCGGCCACCAGCGCACCGGCCGCTGGCTGCCGATGCTGTGGGACGTGGCCGACGGCACGCAGACCGAGCTGGCCTTCGACCTGCCCGGCGACGTGCACGCCGAGTGGTACCCGGACGGCTCCGCGCTGCTGGTGGTGCACGACTTCCACGCCCGCGGCGAGCTGTTCCGGTACGACCTGGCGGAGGGGACGCTGACCCGGCTGGACACCCCGGCGGGGTCGGTGAGCGGGGCGACCGCGCGGCCCGACGGCAGCGTGGAGTACCTGTGGTCGTCGGCCCAGTTGCCCCCGGCGGTGCGCTCGACCGCGGGCGGCGTCGTCCTGGAGGCGCCGGGGCTGCGCGCCCCCGAGTCGGTGCCCGTGGAGGACGTGTGGGTCGACGGACCGGGCGGGCCGATCCACGCACTCGTGCAGCGGCCGCCACGGCGGCCGGGCGAGGAGGGCGCGGCGCAGGCCCCGTTCCCGACGGTGTTCGAGATCCACGGCGGCCCCACCTGGCACGACTCGGACTCGTTCGCCGCGGGCCCCGCCGCCTGGCTCGACCACGGCTTCGCGGTCGTCCGGGTCAACTACCGCGGCTCCACCGGATACGGCCGGGAGTGGACCGACGCCCTCAAGCACCGGGTCGGCCTGATCGAGCTGGAGGACATCGCCGCGGTGCGGGAGTGGGCGGTCGGGTCCGGCCTCGCCGACCCGTCCCGGCTGGTGCTCACCGGCGGCTCGTGGGGCGGCTACCTGACCCTGCTCGGCCTCGGCACCCAGCCCGAGGCGTGGACGGTCGGCATCGCGGCGGTCCCCGTCGCGGACTACGCGACGGCGTACGCGGACGAGATGGAGGCGCTCAAGGCCCTGGACCGCACCCTGTTCGGCGGCTCCCCGCAGGAGGTCCCCGAGCGGTACGAGGCGTCCTCCCCGATCAGCCACGTCGAGAAGGTCGCCGCTCCGGTCTACATCAGCGCGGGCATGAACGACCCGCGCTGCCCGATACGCCAGATCGACAACTACGTGGAGCGGCTGCGCGCCCTCGACAAGCCGCACGAGGTGTACCGGTACGACGCGGGCCACGGCTCGCTGGTGGTCGAGGAGCGGATCAAGCAGGTCCGGCTGGAGCTGGCCTTCGCGCTACGCCACGTGGGCGGCTGA
- a CDS encoding SURF1 family protein has protein sequence MYRFLLTPRWLAVSLLALLAVPVCVFMGSWQLSRFDMRVDQHKTAEHDEKRTAAAAPVPLARVLPTTGSTVGSDDTGRIVSATGRYDAAHQLLVPDRLLDGRDGYYVLTPLRLSDGAALPVVRGWLPGKAGTAARAGSVPAPPAGQVTVTGAVQYPETTETSGVDTSGALPTDQIGIISGASLVNVLPYSVYNGWITANHPAKPLVAVPPAAAPNSGLDLKAFQNLGYTGQWFVFAGFVVFMWFRFVRREAEARADAALGILPDQPDGPDGPGGPGGSGRPGGPAAPAPHAVDGGPGDPGEREPGKAAGTRDAEPVGSAAHVA, from the coding sequence GTGTACCGGTTCCTGCTCACCCCGCGATGGCTGGCCGTCAGCCTGCTCGCACTGCTGGCCGTACCGGTCTGCGTGTTCATGGGCAGTTGGCAGCTCAGCCGGTTCGACATGCGGGTCGACCAGCACAAGACCGCCGAGCACGACGAGAAGCGGACCGCCGCCGCGGCGCCGGTGCCCCTGGCGCGGGTGCTGCCGACGACCGGCTCCACCGTCGGCAGCGACGACACCGGCCGGATCGTCAGCGCCACCGGCCGCTACGACGCCGCCCACCAACTCCTCGTCCCGGACCGCCTCCTCGACGGCCGCGACGGCTACTACGTCCTCACCCCGCTGCGCCTGTCCGACGGCGCCGCGCTCCCGGTGGTCCGCGGCTGGCTGCCGGGCAAGGCCGGCACCGCCGCCCGCGCCGGCAGCGTGCCGGCCCCGCCCGCCGGGCAGGTGACGGTCACCGGAGCCGTGCAGTACCCGGAGACCACCGAGACCAGCGGCGTGGACACCAGCGGCGCGCTGCCCACCGACCAGATCGGCATCATCAGCGGCGCATCCCTGGTCAACGTGCTGCCCTACTCCGTCTACAACGGATGGATCACCGCCAACCACCCCGCGAAGCCGCTGGTCGCCGTGCCCCCGGCGGCGGCGCCGAACAGCGGCCTCGACCTCAAGGCGTTCCAGAACCTCGGCTACACCGGGCAGTGGTTCGTCTTCGCGGGCTTCGTCGTCTTCATGTGGTTCCGGTTCGTCCGCCGGGAGGCCGAGGCGCGTGCCGACGCCGCGCTCGGCATCCTTCCGGACCAGCCGGACGGACCGGACGGCCCGGGCGGACCCGGCGGCTCCGGCCGGCCGGGTGGCCCCGCCGCCCCCGCCCCGCACGCCGTGGACGGCGGGCCGGGGGACCCGGGGGAGCGGGAGCCCGGGAAGGCCGCGGGCACCCGGGACGCCGAGCCGGTCGGGTCAGCCGCCCACGTGGCGTAG